One Chryseobacterium sp. StRB126 genomic region harbors:
- a CDS encoding class I SAM-dependent methyltransferase, which translates to MKQNIYDHPDFFEGYKDLRDNDKGLNELLEQPAIKCLMKPVQGKIVVDLGCGLGHQVESILSQSPKKIIGVDISKKMLAEAKKRISSPSVQWVCQAVEEYEFGKEKLDLVLSSMTLHYIANLKMVFKKIYAGLKPGGQFLFSIEHPSCTAILESLNRMQTIPNYAIENQRKQDWFIKDVVKYHRKLSTIVQEVLEVGFILKNLKEPTPDTRLLRQRTDFEKHIQHPPILILDTLKPLS; encoded by the coding sequence ATGAAACAAAATATATATGATCATCCCGATTTTTTCGAAGGTTATAAAGATTTAAGAGACAATGACAAGGGTTTGAATGAACTGTTGGAACAGCCCGCAATAAAATGTCTAATGAAACCTGTACAAGGCAAGATAGTTGTAGATCTGGGCTGCGGACTAGGTCATCAAGTAGAATCGATTTTGAGTCAGAGTCCAAAAAAAATTATTGGTGTAGATATTTCTAAAAAAATGCTTGCTGAGGCAAAGAAGAGAATTTCTTCTCCCTCTGTTCAATGGGTTTGTCAGGCAGTAGAAGAATATGAGTTTGGAAAAGAAAAACTCGATTTAGTATTGAGTTCCATGACGCTGCACTATATTGCCAATTTAAAAATGGTATTTAAAAAAATATATGCCGGCTTAAAACCAGGCGGGCAATTTTTATTTTCAATAGAACACCCGAGTTGCACTGCAATACTCGAGAGTTTAAATCGGATGCAAACCATCCCCAATTACGCAATCGAAAATCAACGTAAACAGGATTGGTTTATAAAAGATGTCGTAAAATACCATCGTAAGCTCTCTACTATTGTACAAGAAGTGCTAGAAGTTGGTTTTATTTTAAAGAATTTGAAAGAACCTACGCCAGATACAAGACTTTTAAGACAACGTACAGATTTTGAGAAACATATTCAACATCCACCAATTTTAATTTTAGATACTTTAAAACCCTTAAGTTGA
- a CDS encoding serine hydrolase: MKNLLFLLLTTVLFTNALSAQALNNSKETKKIHQTSTEQKSEINQIDSLMTKSYERGLFNGNVLVVKNNTIVYQKSFGFTDETRQTPLNNKSIFNIGSIAKEFNAVSIMILVERGLLNLDDPISKFDLGLPKWSEKVTIRHLINYASGIPKIESGLNPVSDTDAWKILRSSDNLLFEPGTSYKYDNSNVFLQRRIIEKVTGVSFQEFVTKNIIKPLKMTNSVFDPTFGYKNRTSCYDMDNVRCPEMNFISGWLWVDIDNLYKWIEAMNSNLLISKDSFQTLLNNPYAKDEGGSLGRYFEKEDLQRHNGVSYKFESIFLNDIKNNITIILLSNNLNRVWDLGYIIHNIMLGKEYEIPKKSIEQAIRKESLYDVNKGIETYYLLKKSSKNEYSFDNPGELNKLGYELSRLGKINESITIFKLATTEFPKDANLFDSLGEAYFTAKQYDLALESYKKAISLGGTNGNAEKMIEKIEKETGK, from the coding sequence ATGAAGAACCTACTTTTCTTATTATTAACAACTGTTTTATTTACCAATGCGCTTTCTGCCCAAGCGTTAAATAATTCCAAAGAAACAAAGAAAATACATCAAACTTCGACTGAACAAAAATCAGAAATCAATCAAATTGATTCCTTAATGACAAAATCTTACGAAAGAGGTTTATTCAATGGAAACGTCCTTGTCGTTAAAAACAATACGATTGTGTATCAGAAATCATTTGGATTTACCGATGAAACGAGACAAACTCCTTTAAACAATAAGTCAATATTCAATATTGGCTCTATTGCAAAGGAATTTAATGCGGTTTCCATCATGATTTTAGTGGAGCGGGGTCTTCTTAATCTTGATGACCCGATTTCCAAATTTGATTTGGGATTGCCGAAATGGTCGGAAAAAGTAACCATACGTCATCTGATTAATTATGCCAGCGGAATTCCTAAAATAGAATCGGGGTTAAATCCGGTAAGTGATACAGATGCATGGAAGATTTTGAGAAGCAGTGATAATTTATTGTTTGAACCTGGAACAAGTTACAAATACGATAACAGCAATGTCTTTTTGCAAAGAAGAATCATTGAGAAGGTAACTGGAGTATCCTTTCAAGAATTTGTTACTAAAAATATAATTAAGCCGCTAAAGATGACCAATTCGGTATTTGACCCAACATTTGGCTATAAAAACAGAACTTCCTGTTATGATATGGACAATGTCCGATGCCCGGAAATGAATTTCATTAGTGGATGGCTTTGGGTAGATATCGATAATCTGTATAAATGGATTGAAGCAATGAATTCCAATCTTTTAATATCCAAAGATTCCTTTCAAACCCTGTTGAATAATCCATATGCAAAAGATGAAGGCGGATCACTTGGCAGATACTTTGAAAAAGAAGACCTACAAAGACACAATGGGGTTTCTTACAAATTTGAGTCTATCTTTTTAAATGATATTAAAAATAATATTACGATCATTCTATTGTCCAATAACCTCAATAGAGTTTGGGATTTAGGGTATATTATCCACAACATAATGTTAGGGAAAGAGTACGAAATTCCTAAAAAATCTATTGAGCAAGCAATAAGAAAAGAATCGCTCTACGACGTAAATAAAGGTATAGAAACTTATTATTTACTCAAAAAAAGCTCTAAAAATGAATATAGTTTTGATAATCCGGGAGAACTTAATAAGTTAGGATATGAATTATCAAGACTTGGAAAAATCAACGAATCCATAACAATATTTAAATTGGCTACCACCGAGTTTCCTAAAGATGCTAATCTTTTCGATAGTTTAGGTGAAGCTTATTTTACAGCTAAGCAGTACGATTTAGCATTAGAGAGTTATAAAAAAGCAATCAGTCTTGGTGGAACCAACGGTAATGCAGAAAAAATGATAGAAAAAATTGAGAAAGAAACAGGGAAATAA
- a CDS encoding ABC transporter ATP-binding protein: MKANTKVSHTKFSFSRVTHLVKPYTTTLAIVLLLIIIGGIFGTISPFLIQKIVDDALPASDMDLLYKLVLGLAAISIFTTIVSVVQSYISTSIGQKIMHDLRVKLYEHLQSLSLSFFSSTRTGEIQARITSDISKMQSLLTNTATDFARHITAIITTTIAMLLLDWRIAIVSILIVPLLVLVNQRVAKIRERIMHDQQERVADLSSNITESLSAGGFILARTMGRAKHLVHMFRKNSEDLSKLETRSNTAGQWEFAIIFLFLDMLPAFTFFGGGMLLGMGYQVSIGTMVAFVALQEQLLWPLLEVFETRIEFGKVRAILTRVFSYLDMPPEITERENPLTLDKSEFKKGITFENVSFSYDRESVSLLKNISFTIPAGKYTALIGPTGSGKSTIGNLIARLYDTDEGRILFDGIDVKDLSFKSISELLGIVTQDPFLLNASIEENLLFAKPDATGEEIANILQVAQLKTLIASLPEGLQTQVGERGYQFSGGERQRLCIARTLLRQPPILLLDEATSALDAETQKAFTAALSSVSDGMTVISIAHRLSTVRYADQIIVLENGRVEEIGTHDHLITLGGRYAKMIFN; this comes from the coding sequence ATGAAAGCAAATACAAAAGTATCTCATACGAAATTTTCCTTTTCAAGGGTTACACATCTTGTGAAACCCTATACTACCACGTTAGCTATTGTACTATTATTAATTATAATAGGTGGGATATTTGGCACAATAAGTCCCTTCTTAATCCAGAAAATCGTCGACGATGCACTACCGGCCTCGGATATGGATTTACTATACAAGCTCGTGCTTGGATTAGCAGCTATTTCAATTTTTACAACAATTGTCTCTGTTGTACAATCTTATATTTCAACTAGCATTGGACAAAAGATTATGCATGATCTTCGTGTGAAGCTCTATGAACATCTCCAGTCCTTATCGCTCTCATTTTTTTCATCCACCCGAACAGGAGAAATACAAGCACGTATTACGAGTGACATTTCGAAAATGCAATCTTTGTTAACGAATACCGCAACTGATTTTGCCAGACATATAACCGCTATTATTACAACTACTATAGCCATGTTACTTTTAGATTGGCGCATAGCTATTGTTTCTATTTTGATAGTCCCTCTACTCGTCTTGGTCAACCAACGAGTTGCCAAAATACGGGAAAGGATTATGCATGACCAACAGGAACGTGTAGCTGATCTCTCGTCTAATATTACTGAATCTTTATCTGCTGGAGGTTTCATTCTAGCCAGAACAATGGGACGAGCGAAGCATCTTGTACACATGTTCAGAAAGAACTCTGAAGATCTATCCAAATTAGAAACCCGGTCAAACACAGCAGGCCAATGGGAATTTGCTATTATTTTTCTATTCTTGGATATGTTGCCTGCCTTTACATTCTTTGGTGGGGGCATGCTTTTGGGAATGGGTTACCAAGTATCTATCGGGACTATGGTAGCCTTTGTAGCACTGCAGGAACAACTTCTATGGCCTCTCCTAGAAGTGTTTGAAACTCGTATTGAATTTGGTAAAGTAAGGGCAATCCTTACCAGAGTTTTTTCCTATCTTGATATGCCTCCAGAAATAACAGAAAGAGAAAATCCTCTCACATTAGACAAAAGTGAATTCAAAAAGGGTATAACATTCGAGAACGTTTCATTCTCTTATGACAGGGAATCTGTATCTTTGCTGAAAAACATCTCCTTTACAATCCCTGCTGGTAAATATACTGCTCTTATCGGACCGACAGGATCTGGGAAGAGTACAATTGGAAATCTTATCGCCAGGCTGTACGATACCGACGAGGGACGAATACTGTTTGATGGGATAGATGTTAAGGATTTAAGCTTTAAATCTATTTCTGAATTGCTGGGGATAGTAACGCAAGACCCTTTTTTACTCAACGCCTCTATTGAAGAGAATCTTCTTTTTGCTAAACCAGATGCTACAGGGGAAGAGATAGCAAATATTCTCCAGGTAGCACAGCTAAAGACACTTATCGCCAGCCTCCCAGAAGGTCTACAAACTCAGGTGGGTGAACGTGGTTATCAATTTTCTGGTGGAGAACGACAACGACTGTGTATTGCCAGAACATTATTACGTCAACCGCCAATTCTACTTCTCGATGAAGCAACAAGCGCACTGGACGCTGAAACCCAAAAAGCATTCACTGCTGCTTTATCTTCTGTGAGTGATGGTATGACCGTCATTTCGATCGCGCACAGACTTTCAACTGTTCGTTATGCAGATCAAATAATCGTTCTAGAAAATGGTAGGGTTGAAGAAATAGGCACGCACGATCATTTGATTACTCTTGGAGGCAGGTATGCCAAAATGATATTCAACTGA
- a CDS encoding helix-turn-helix domain-containing protein gives MPLFLTLDNVYKLYNIDPSKKAEGMFIIDQNDQPQKEFTDYRHQFDGLLLGFMLKGSMRTQIHFLEYEVHADDTLVVLPQLMIETKTASEDAEFVTIGLSLDFITAFPILREFIMNDQIRWNPIVKLLPESIGRQKELLALLQDFYHSKQSSKKTEILQHLIIALICMISEVYSSLANNNSLVKNRVHEIIDGFYILISKHANQERSVKFYAEKLHLTPQYLSTLLKQKTGKSVIQWVDHVMILHAKTLLKSSNLSIKQISSELNFADTSLFCRYFKRLTGSSPRNFRNKT, from the coding sequence ATGCCTTTATTCTTAACATTAGACAACGTCTATAAGCTTTATAATATTGACCCTTCTAAAAAAGCTGAGGGAATGTTTATCATTGATCAAAATGATCAGCCACAAAAAGAATTCACCGATTATAGGCATCAGTTTGACGGCTTATTACTGGGTTTTATGTTAAAAGGCTCAATGCGTACACAAATTCATTTTTTGGAGTATGAAGTTCATGCAGACGATACTCTTGTTGTATTGCCCCAATTAATGATAGAAACTAAAACGGCTAGTGAAGACGCTGAATTTGTCACTATTGGACTGTCGCTAGATTTTATTACAGCTTTTCCAATTCTTCGTGAATTTATCATGAATGACCAAATTCGGTGGAATCCTATTGTAAAGCTATTACCTGAAAGTATAGGACGTCAAAAAGAATTGCTGGCTCTTTTACAAGATTTCTACCATAGTAAACAAAGTTCTAAGAAGACAGAAATTTTACAACATCTTATCATAGCTCTAATTTGTATGATTTCCGAAGTGTATTCCAGTTTAGCAAATAACAATAGTCTCGTAAAAAACCGCGTACATGAGATAATTGATGGTTTCTATATCTTAATTTCTAAACATGCCAATCAAGAGCGAAGCGTAAAATTTTATGCAGAAAAACTGCATCTGACCCCTCAGTATCTCTCTACACTATTAAAACAAAAGACGGGAAAATCTGTCATACAATGGGTTGATCATGTTATGATACTACATGCAAAAACATTGCTTAAGTCATCTAATCTATCAATTAAACAGATCAGCAGTGAACTAAATTTTGCAGATACCAGTTTATTTTGCAGATATTTTAAAAGACTCACAGGTTCCTCCCCAAGAAATTTTAGGAATAAGACATAA
- a CDS encoding helix-turn-helix domain-containing protein, which produces MNQTPIMQFFYFLFEFLFQVYFIASFLVIRKSKTVYLENYTNPNISILNALYKITILYYVLHFLVLIRWSVTFIFGWGEIRAWIVTLDGFAFLFCTCWYLFVALDKPEFFRGVNSLLKPISDVAPKKKSSPIIDDEKNKQIEFLKDYMVEKEPYLDSSLTIQDLAEQLNMPVKDLSALINLYMNKHFFDFVNEYRIEKAKEILKDPSQKELTILEILYQVGFNSKSSFSTSFKKYTGTTPTDFRKNPN; this is translated from the coding sequence ATGAATCAAACGCCTATCATGCAGTTTTTTTATTTTCTTTTTGAATTTCTATTTCAGGTTTATTTTATTGCTTCATTTCTGGTGATTAGAAAATCTAAAACCGTCTATCTGGAAAATTATACGAATCCAAATATTTCTATCCTCAATGCACTTTACAAAATAACAATTCTCTATTATGTCTTACATTTTTTAGTACTTATCAGATGGTCGGTTACTTTTATCTTTGGTTGGGGTGAGATCAGAGCATGGATTGTAACCCTTGATGGATTTGCGTTTTTGTTTTGTACGTGTTGGTATCTATTTGTTGCATTAGACAAACCTGAATTTTTCAGAGGCGTTAATTCTCTATTAAAGCCGATCTCAGATGTTGCCCCGAAAAAAAAATCTTCTCCTATCATTGATGATGAAAAAAATAAACAAATCGAATTCTTAAAAGATTATATGGTGGAAAAAGAGCCCTACCTGGATTCTTCGTTAACGATTCAGGATCTGGCAGAACAATTAAATATGCCCGTTAAAGATCTGTCTGCTTTGATTAATCTGTATATGAACAAGCATTTTTTTGATTTCGTAAATGAATATCGGATCGAAAAAGCAAAGGAAATATTGAAAGATCCTTCGCAAAAAGAGCTCACTATTTTAGAAATTCTTTACCAGGTTGGTTTCAATTCTAAATCGTCGTTTAGTACTTCTTTTAAAAAATATACAGGAACAACACCAACAGATTTTAGAAAAAATCCAAATTAA
- a CDS encoding serine hydrolase domain-containing protein: protein MKNFLFALLVLLSLNTFAQNPYTNSNEEKAKKIDLIIGKYHDYNLFNGSALVIQNGEIILQKNYGKADIGWDIEATSDTKFRIGSITKQFTAMLIMQLKQEGKIKLDDKISDYLPWFSKTVGSKITIHQLLTHTSGLPNYTDFPDFKTKMGFENLSGKDFAIKYFKDNLGFEPGAKQNYCNTGYYLLGLIIEEITKKPYEKVLKEKIFDVIGMKNTGVENPKQIISNYAQGYDFDYDGYQKTDYINIKTAVFSAGGMYSTANDMRKWDDALYTNTLLNDESKKIYFTPNLGDYAYGLVVQKHQNFLGSDKNITTMAHSGGINGFSCNIARIPEDKIYVILLDNTRAGKRGGQLEAVIDDVFGVLYNTKVDLPKPLIIFEVYKKMKAESVEKGIVYLNELKKNKFNSYNFNGFENELNRLTYKFLGEGKTDEALKIINYAVSEFPNSSNIYDTRGEVYFIKKDYNASKKDYHKTLELNPNNDNAKEMLSKINQILSSKN, encoded by the coding sequence ATGAAGAATTTTCTGTTTGCATTGCTAGTGCTTTTATCTCTGAATACTTTTGCACAAAACCCCTACACCAATTCAAATGAAGAAAAAGCTAAGAAAATTGATTTAATCATTGGTAAATATCACGATTACAATCTTTTTAACGGAAGTGCTTTAGTTATTCAAAATGGCGAAATTATCTTGCAAAAAAATTATGGAAAAGCCGACATTGGCTGGGATATCGAGGCAACATCTGACACCAAATTCAGAATTGGTTCTATAACGAAACAGTTTACAGCAATGCTGATTATGCAGTTAAAACAGGAAGGAAAAATTAAACTTGATGATAAAATAAGTGATTATTTGCCTTGGTTTAGCAAAACAGTTGGAAGCAAAATTACGATTCACCAATTATTAACGCATACTTCCGGCTTACCCAATTACACCGATTTTCCTGATTTTAAAACTAAAATGGGATTTGAAAATTTGTCTGGGAAAGATTTTGCAATCAAATATTTTAAAGATAATCTGGGATTTGAACCTGGAGCTAAACAGAATTATTGCAATACTGGCTATTATCTGTTGGGATTAATTATTGAGGAAATCACTAAAAAACCTTATGAAAAAGTTCTCAAAGAAAAAATATTTGATGTCATTGGAATGAAAAATACAGGAGTTGAAAACCCAAAACAAATTATTTCAAATTATGCACAGGGTTATGATTTTGACTACGATGGTTATCAAAAAACAGATTATATTAATATCAAAACTGCCGTATTTTCTGCTGGCGGAATGTACAGCACAGCCAATGATATGCGAAAATGGGATGATGCTTTATACACAAATACTCTGCTAAATGACGAGAGCAAAAAAATATATTTCACGCCAAATTTAGGCGATTACGCTTACGGTTTAGTTGTTCAGAAACATCAGAATTTTTTAGGTTCAGATAAAAATATTACAACAATGGCACATAGTGGCGGAATCAATGGTTTTTCCTGCAATATTGCCAGAATTCCGGAGGACAAAATATATGTGATCTTGCTTGATAATACTAGAGCAGGTAAAAGAGGCGGACAATTGGAAGCTGTTATCGATGATGTCTTTGGAGTTCTATACAATACCAAAGTTGATTTGCCTAAACCGTTAATTATCTTCGAGGTTTATAAAAAAATGAAAGCAGAATCAGTAGAAAAAGGAATTGTTTATTTGAATGAACTGAAGAAAAACAAATTCAATTCTTATAATTTTAATGGTTTTGAAAATGAATTGAATAGATTAACATACAAGTTTTTGGGTGAAGGAAAAACTGATGAAGCTTTAAAAATTATTAATTACGCAGTTTCAGAATTTCCAAATTCATCCAATATTTATGATACACGGGGCGAGGTTTATTTCATTAAAAAAGATTACAATGCTTCTAAAAAGGATTATCATAAAACGTTGGAACTGAATCCGAATAACGATAATGCCAAAGAAATGCTTTCAAAAATCAATCAAATTCTATCTTCTAAAAATTAA
- a CDS encoding bifunctional helix-turn-helix transcriptional regulator/GNAT family N-acetyltransferase, with the protein MEQIISNIRSFNRFYTSHIGLLNQQFLDSPYSLTEVRILYEIGAHENITAQHICDLLNLDKGYVSRLLNSFLKKDIIQKMKCEDDARSLIITLSDKGQQLLHELQTKSDKQIASFENKLGTEEKSMLINSMRTIQNLLSKDYNNSMLAKEVTFREGLKPGDIGYLIYLHGLLYARESGYSLQFEGYVAKTFYDFLGSYSEADDRVWLAEYNQQIIGCIAIVHHNSEEAQLRWFLTHPIFRGTGIGKRLLNVALEYCKERDYSNIFLLTTSIQERAISMYKKAGFVQTHAVESTQWGKPLYEERFDLKLI; encoded by the coding sequence ATGGAACAGATCATTAGCAACATACGAAGCTTCAACAGGTTTTACACCTCTCATATTGGGCTTTTGAACCAACAATTCTTGGATAGCCCCTATTCATTAACCGAAGTACGTATATTATACGAAATTGGTGCACATGAAAATATAACAGCCCAGCATATATGTGATTTATTAAACCTAGATAAGGGATATGTAAGCCGTCTTTTGAATAGTTTCTTGAAAAAAGATATTATTCAAAAGATGAAATGTGAGGATGACGCAAGATCCCTGATAATTACGCTCTCAGACAAAGGTCAGCAATTACTTCATGAGTTACAGACCAAATCGGACAAACAGATAGCAAGTTTTGAAAACAAATTAGGCACCGAAGAAAAGTCCATGCTTATAAATTCGATGCGTACCATTCAAAATCTCCTATCGAAGGATTATAACAACAGCATGCTCGCCAAAGAAGTAACTTTTAGAGAAGGACTAAAACCAGGTGACATTGGCTATTTAATCTATTTGCATGGTTTGCTCTATGCCAGAGAATCCGGGTATTCACTTCAATTTGAAGGATATGTTGCAAAGACTTTCTATGATTTCTTAGGAAGTTACTCTGAAGCAGATGACCGTGTATGGCTAGCTGAATACAATCAGCAGATCATTGGCTGTATAGCAATTGTCCATCATAATTCAGAAGAAGCACAATTACGCTGGTTTCTGACCCATCCTATCTTTCGTGGAACTGGAATTGGTAAACGACTCCTGAATGTGGCACTGGAATATTGCAAAGAAAGAGATTATAGCAATATATTTCTATTGACTACAAGTATTCAAGAACGTGCTATAAGCATGTATAAAAAAGCTGGTTTTGTGCAAACACATGCCGTCGAATCTACACAATGGGGAAAACCCTTGTACGAAGAACGATTTGATTTAAAGCTCATTTAG
- a CDS encoding GNAT family N-acetyltransferase, whose translation MIVKLREITQSNYYEVCLLTTNADGMPTFDEEYVCANSVSIAESKYYPNLHTRAIYQGDTAVGFMLFGPYEEDENNFWLLRYMIDYRYRGKGFGKAAFEAFLKEVEALNSISTIYLGLYPENEIAKALYTSFGFVFTGREKDEEHIYKLDLNK comes from the coding sequence ATGATAGTAAAACTTAGAGAAATTACACAAAGCAACTACTATGAAGTATGCCTTCTTACTACTAATGCAGATGGAATGCCTACTTTTGATGAAGAATATGTTTGTGCAAATTCCGTTTCTATAGCGGAATCTAAATATTATCCCAACTTGCATACACGTGCTATCTATCAGGGCGATACAGCTGTAGGATTTATGCTGTTTGGACCATACGAAGAGGATGAAAACAACTTTTGGTTACTTAGGTATATGATAGATTACAGATATAGGGGTAAAGGATTTGGAAAAGCTGCTTTTGAAGCTTTCCTTAAAGAAGTCGAGGCCTTAAACTCCATATCAACAATTTATTTAGGCCTATATCCTGAAAATGAAATTGCCAAAGCTCTCTATACATCATTTGGCTTTGTTTTCACAGGAAGGGAAAAAGATGAAGAGCATATATACAAGCTCGACTTGAATAAATAA
- a CDS encoding serine hydrolase yields the protein MKKLNLILLLSLSLNVFAQNVKDKIKSFEDNLLSWDTSKTKKWTLKERMAFYNMNAVSIAVIKDYKIEWTKAYGYADVTENRKATPQTLFQAASISKSINSLGLLKLIEQGKLGLDDDINNYLKTWKFPYDSLSKGKKISIANLLSHKAGLSVHGFGGYQKGKELPTLIQILDGQKPANSPAVRSVFEPNLKFQYSGGGTTISQLILENTTGEKYEDYMLKNVLTPLGMNESSYHQPPSSDREKLLATAYNNGKEVKGKYHIYPEKAAAGLWTNPNDLAKYIIETQLSLAGKSNKVLSKEMSVKRIENNYGVFLNDFKGTKYFGHSGGNEGFVCYYIGSVEDGNGLVVMTNGNNFKLIDEILLSIASLNQWKNYPIEPQKESIALTIRKECLKNIDKGIVLYQELKKNNPNDYNFSNENELNGLGYEFLKDNQLDAALKIFTLNVNQFPKSGNVYDSRGEAYFNKKEYTLSKSDYQKSFELDPANQNAKEMVLKINQLLTTQK from the coding sequence ATGAAAAAACTAAACCTAATCCTACTGCTTTCTTTATCGTTGAATGTTTTTGCCCAAAATGTTAAGGATAAAATAAAATCATTCGAAGACAATCTGCTCAGTTGGGATACATCGAAAACAAAAAAATGGACGCTAAAAGAAAGAATGGCTTTCTACAATATGAATGCAGTAAGCATTGCAGTGATAAAAGATTATAAGATAGAATGGACAAAAGCTTATGGATATGCGGATGTTACTGAAAACAGAAAAGCCACCCCGCAAACACTGTTTCAGGCTGCATCTATTAGCAAGTCTATCAACAGTCTCGGTCTTTTAAAATTGATTGAACAAGGAAAATTAGGGTTGGACGATGACATTAATAATTATTTAAAAACCTGGAAATTCCCATACGATTCGCTTTCAAAAGGGAAAAAAATTTCTATTGCCAATCTGTTGAGTCATAAAGCGGGTTTATCTGTTCATGGCTTCGGAGGCTATCAAAAAGGGAAAGAATTACCTACCTTGATACAAATTCTCGATGGACAAAAACCAGCCAATTCTCCTGCGGTGCGGTCTGTGTTTGAGCCCAACCTTAAATTTCAATATTCAGGGGGCGGAACAACCATTTCACAATTAATCCTTGAAAACACTACAGGAGAAAAGTATGAAGATTATATGTTGAAAAACGTTTTGACCCCATTAGGGATGAACGAAAGCTCTTACCATCAACCACCTTCTTCAGATAGAGAAAAATTATTGGCAACAGCTTATAACAATGGAAAAGAAGTAAAAGGTAAATATCATATTTATCCTGAAAAAGCCGCAGCCGGTTTATGGACTAACCCAAATGATTTGGCAAAATATATCATCGAAACACAATTGTCATTAGCAGGTAAATCGAATAAAGTTTTATCTAAGGAAATGTCCGTAAAGAGAATTGAGAATAATTATGGGGTGTTTCTGAATGATTTCAAAGGCACAAAATATTTCGGACATAGTGGGGGAAATGAAGGTTTTGTGTGTTATTATATCGGAAGTGTTGAAGACGGAAACGGTCTGGTTGTAATGACTAACGGTAATAATTTTAAATTAATAGATGAAATTCTTTTAAGTATTGCCAGTTTGAACCAATGGAAAAATTATCCCATTGAACCTCAAAAAGAATCCATTGCCTTAACCATTAGAAAAGAATGTTTAAAAAATATCGACAAAGGAATTGTGTTGTACCAAGAACTGAAAAAGAATAATCCAAATGACTACAACTTCTCCAATGAAAATGAACTCAACGGACTTGGTTATGAATTTCTAAAAGATAATCAATTAGATGCAGCACTTAAGATTTTTACCTTAAATGTCAATCAGTTTCCAAAGTCAGGAAATGTGTATGACAGTCGTGGTGAAGCTTATTTTAACAAAAAAGAATACACGTTGTCAAAAAGCGATTATCAGAAATCATTTGAACTTGATCCAGCCAATCAGAATGCAAAGGAAATGGTTTTGAAAATCAACCAACTTTTGACCACTCAAAAATAA
- a CDS encoding DUF2911 domain-containing protein: protein MKTIIKSAAVLVATMTISMNAFAQDTKKPASPPATATGKIKDATITIAYSSPSVKGRTIWGGLEAYDKVWRAGANEATTFETDKDITVQGKKLPAGKYSFFLIPKQSGTWTAIFNKEPKQWGAYKYQEAKDALRVDVKTQALPATQETLVYKINSNGFTMDWDKISVPVEIK from the coding sequence ATGAAAACCATCATTAAATCTGCAGCCGTACTTGTTGCGACCATGACAATCTCTATGAATGCCTTTGCACAGGATACTAAAAAACCTGCCAGCCCTCCGGCTACTGCGACAGGAAAAATTAAAGATGCAACCATTACCATTGCCTATAGCAGTCCTTCTGTTAAAGGGCGTACCATCTGGGGCGGTTTGGAAGCTTATGATAAAGTTTGGCGCGCGGGAGCCAATGAAGCAACGACTTTCGAAACGGATAAAGACATTACCGTTCAGGGTAAAAAACTTCCTGCAGGTAAATACAGCTTTTTCTTAATCCCAAAACAAAGCGGAACCTGGACTGCGATTTTTAACAAAGAACCAAAACAATGGGGTGCTTATAAATACCAAGAAGCTAAAGATGCTTTGCGTGTGGATGTAAAAACACAAGCTTTACCAGCAACACAGGAAACTTTAGTATATAAAATAAACAGTAATGGATTTACAATGGATTGGGATAAAATCTCAGTTCCTGTAGAGATCAAATAA